One Candidatus Dormiibacterota bacterium DNA segment encodes these proteins:
- the rpoB gene encoding DNA-directed RNA polymerase subunit beta, protein MTSEEQSIPTNGNGRERVNFSKIHTAIPIPNLIEVQKRSYERFLQIYTAPADREDTGLQAVFKSIFPISDFRQTCSLEFVEYTIGNWECKCGKLEGLEHLRITCVKCGKKTISQNPKAPRHTCPDCGWANENRVDHCEMCGDPVSLKFKYDVAECQERGMHFTVPLKVKIRLVVYEKDSASGNKEIRDIKEQEVYFGEIPLLTENGTFIINGTERVIVSQLHRSPGVFFQSDDQKKVWMAKVIPYRGSWLEFEYDEKDLLYVRIDRKRKFLGSVVLRALGMKSDEEVLRRFYRAETIVVENKKLAWRVSSGLVGHRARADVTDRKGKETVVARGKKITPTLVAALEKAGVETVPIDPEEIEGAYAIADIVDTRSGEILGEANEKVGGKAIDDIIARGLSSFEVFFPLESEIATILTDTLRKDPVKTPEEALVEIYRRLRPGDPPTLEGSRTLFNGMFFDGNRYDLSRVGRLKMNTKLGTSFPLDQRVLAVDDFVLVLKYLLGLRKNPAGVDDIDHLGNRRVRAVGELLENQFRIGLVRMERAIKEKMSVYQEMTTAMPHDLINAKPVMAAIQEFFGSSQLSQFMDQTNPLSEITHKRRLSALGPGGLSRERAGFEVRDVHPTHYGRICPIETPEGPNIGLISSLSCYARINEFGFIESPYRKVEKGVVMDYSRITAKGDSPYELGQVVESSELEKALRPLRKAGKKVRLPDHEPHPFYLTAWEEDKGVIAQANVPVNEDGRIVEERVTARVAGESKFVHRDEVQFIDVSPKQLVSVAASLIPFLENDDANRALMGSNMQRQAVPLIKAEAPLVGTGMEQITARDSGAVVSCQRDGMVDYVDSQRIIIRVSGEGYGLKGRENEDFGADIYNLTKFKRSNQNTCINQKAVVQAGQKVRKGDVLADGPCTEHGELALGRNVLVAFMPWRGYNFEDAILVSEKMVTDDYFTSIHIEEFEIEARDTKLGPEEITRDIPNVSEDFLKDLDESGIIRIGAHVRPGDILVGKVTPKGETQLTPEEKLLRAIFGEKSGDVRDASLTTPPGIEGTVVDVKIFCRKGVEKDGRALQIEQEQIARMEKNLNDEIRILKEENRNRITEILLDKKLVAPLTEKRKKRELLAKGTALDREVMARLTVDDLMRVEVDSRKGEVDEIREIEERTERKIQILKRLHEEKIAQLKKGDELSPGVIKLVKVYVAMKRKLSVGDKMAGRHGNKGVIARILPQEDMPYLPDGTPVEIVLNPLGVPSRMNVGQILETHLGWAARALGLYFSTPVFDGASEKEIKDYLKKASLPATGKTVLFDGKSGDPFDQKVCVGYIYMMKLSHLVDDKIHARSIGPYSLITQQPLGGKAQFGGQRFGEMEVWALEAYGAAHILQELLTVKSDDVYGRTKIYEALVKGETTVDPGLPESFNVLVRELQSLCLDIELRAGTQNEPPTAGGDAR, encoded by the coding sequence ATGACGAGTGAAGAGCAGTCCATCCCGACGAACGGCAACGGCCGCGAGCGCGTCAATTTCTCGAAGATCCACACCGCCATCCCGATCCCGAATCTGATCGAGGTGCAGAAGCGGTCCTACGAGCGCTTCCTGCAGATCTACACGGCGCCGGCGGATCGCGAGGACACGGGGCTGCAGGCGGTCTTCAAGTCGATCTTCCCGATCTCCGACTTCCGGCAGACCTGCTCGCTCGAATTCGTCGAGTACACCATCGGGAACTGGGAGTGCAAGTGCGGCAAGCTGGAGGGTCTGGAGCACCTCCGGATCACTTGCGTCAAGTGCGGCAAGAAGACCATCTCCCAGAACCCGAAGGCGCCGCGCCACACCTGCCCCGACTGCGGCTGGGCCAACGAGAACCGTGTCGACCACTGCGAGATGTGCGGCGACCCCGTGTCGCTCAAGTTCAAGTACGACGTGGCGGAATGCCAGGAGCGCGGCATGCACTTCACCGTCCCGCTCAAGGTGAAGATCCGCCTGGTGGTCTACGAGAAGGACTCGGCCTCGGGGAACAAGGAGATCCGCGACATCAAGGAGCAGGAGGTCTATTTCGGCGAGATCCCGCTGCTGACCGAGAACGGGACGTTCATCATCAACGGCACCGAGCGCGTCATCGTGTCGCAGCTGCACCGGTCGCCGGGCGTGTTCTTCCAGTCCGACGACCAGAAGAAGGTCTGGATGGCCAAGGTCATCCCGTACCGCGGCTCCTGGCTCGAGTTCGAATACGACGAGAAGGACCTGCTGTACGTGCGCATCGATCGCAAGCGGAAGTTCCTCGGCAGCGTCGTGCTGCGGGCCCTGGGCATGAAATCGGACGAGGAGGTGCTGCGCCGGTTCTACCGCGCCGAGACGATCGTCGTCGAGAACAAGAAGCTGGCCTGGCGCGTGTCGTCCGGACTCGTCGGGCACCGCGCCCGGGCGGACGTGACCGATCGGAAGGGCAAGGAGACGGTCGTCGCCCGCGGCAAGAAGATCACCCCGACCCTCGTCGCCGCGCTGGAGAAGGCGGGTGTCGAGACGGTGCCGATCGACCCGGAGGAAATCGAGGGGGCCTACGCCATCGCCGACATCGTCGACACTCGTTCCGGTGAGATTCTGGGGGAGGCGAACGAGAAGGTCGGCGGCAAGGCGATCGACGACATCATCGCCCGGGGGCTGTCGTCGTTCGAGGTGTTCTTCCCGCTCGAATCGGAGATCGCCACCATCCTGACCGACACGCTGCGCAAGGATCCCGTGAAGACTCCCGAGGAGGCGCTGGTCGAGATCTACCGGCGCCTGCGGCCGGGTGATCCGCCGACGCTCGAGGGCTCCCGGACGCTGTTCAACGGAATGTTCTTCGACGGGAACCGCTACGACCTGTCGCGCGTCGGGCGCCTCAAGATGAACACCAAGCTCGGGACCAGCTTCCCGCTGGACCAGCGCGTGCTCGCGGTGGACGATTTCGTGCTGGTGCTGAAGTACCTCCTCGGCCTGCGCAAGAATCCCGCCGGGGTGGATGACATCGATCACCTGGGGAACCGCCGCGTGCGGGCCGTCGGCGAGCTGCTGGAGAACCAGTTCCGCATCGGGCTGGTGAGGATGGAGCGGGCCATCAAGGAGAAGATGTCGGTCTACCAGGAGATGACCACAGCCATGCCGCACGACCTGATCAACGCCAAGCCGGTCATGGCGGCCATCCAGGAGTTCTTCGGGTCCTCGCAGCTGTCGCAGTTCATGGACCAGACGAACCCCCTGTCCGAGATCACCCACAAGCGCCGCCTGTCGGCGCTGGGCCCGGGCGGTCTGTCGCGCGAGCGCGCCGGGTTCGAGGTGCGCGACGTCCACCCGACTCACTACGGGCGCATCTGCCCGATCGAGACGCCGGAGGGGCCGAACATCGGCCTCATCTCGTCCCTGTCCTGCTACGCCCGCATCAACGAGTTCGGCTTTATCGAGTCCCCCTACCGCAAGGTCGAGAAGGGGGTGGTCATGGACTACTCCCGGATCACCGCCAAGGGGGATTCGCCGTACGAGCTGGGTCAGGTCGTGGAAAGCTCCGAGCTCGAGAAGGCACTGCGGCCCCTGCGCAAGGCGGGCAAGAAGGTACGGCTGCCCGACCACGAGCCGCACCCGTTCTACCTGACCGCGTGGGAGGAGGACAAGGGGGTCATCGCGCAGGCGAACGTGCCGGTGAACGAGGACGGCCGCATCGTCGAGGAGAGGGTCACGGCGCGCGTCGCCGGCGAATCGAAGTTCGTGCACCGTGACGAGGTGCAGTTCATCGACGTGTCGCCGAAGCAGCTGGTCTCCGTGGCGGCGTCGCTCATCCCGTTCCTGGAGAACGACGACGCCAACCGCGCCCTCATGGGCTCGAACATGCAGCGCCAGGCGGTGCCCCTGATCAAGGCGGAGGCCCCGCTGGTGGGCACCGGCATGGAGCAGATCACCGCCCGCGATTCCGGCGCGGTCGTCAGCTGCCAGCGCGACGGCATGGTCGACTACGTCGACTCGCAGCGCATCATCATCCGCGTGTCCGGCGAGGGGTACGGGCTGAAGGGGCGCGAGAACGAGGACTTCGGGGCCGACATCTACAACCTCACCAAGTTCAAGCGCTCGAACCAGAACACCTGCATCAACCAGAAGGCCGTGGTGCAGGCTGGGCAGAAGGTCAGGAAGGGGGACGTGCTGGCGGACGGTCCCTGCACGGAGCACGGCGAGCTGGCGCTGGGGCGCAACGTTCTCGTGGCGTTCATGCCCTGGCGGGGCTACAACTTCGAGGACGCCATCCTGGTCTCCGAGAAGATGGTCACGGACGACTACTTCACCTCGATCCACATCGAAGAGTTCGAGATCGAGGCGCGCGATACCAAGCTCGGGCCGGAGGAGATCACCCGGGACATCCCGAACGTGTCGGAGGACTTCCTCAAGGACCTCGACGAGTCGGGCATCATCCGCATCGGCGCCCACGTCCGCCCCGGCGACATCCTGGTCGGCAAGGTGACCCCGAAGGGAGAGACTCAGCTCACGCCCGAAGAGAAGCTCCTCCGGGCGATCTTCGGAGAGAAATCCGGCGACGTGCGGGACGCGTCCCTGACGACTCCCCCCGGGATCGAAGGGACCGTGGTGGACGTCAAGATCTTCTGCCGCAAGGGCGTCGAAAAGGACGGCCGGGCGCTGCAGATCGAGCAGGAGCAGATCGCCCGGATGGAGAAGAACCTCAACGACGAGATCCGCATCCTGAAGGAGGAGAACCGCAACCGCATCACCGAGATCCTCCTCGACAAGAAGCTCGTGGCACCCCTGACGGAGAAGCGCAAGAAGAGGGAGCTGCTGGCGAAGGGGACGGCTCTCGATCGCGAGGTCATGGCAAGGCTCACGGTGGACGACCTCATGCGCGTCGAGGTGGACTCCCGGAAGGGCGAGGTGGACGAGATCCGCGAGATCGAGGAGCGCACCGAGCGCAAGATCCAGATCCTCAAGCGCCTGCACGAGGAGAAGATCGCCCAGCTCAAGAAGGGGGACGAGCTGTCGCCGGGCGTCATCAAGCTCGTGAAGGTCTACGTCGCCATGAAGCGCAAGCTGTCGGTCGGGGACAAGATGGCCGGCCGGCACGGGAACAAGGGGGTCATCGCCCGCATCCTGCCGCAGGAGGACATGCCGTACCTGCCCGACGGCACGCCGGTGGAGATCGTGCTCAATCCGCTGGGCGTTCCGTCGCGCATGAACGTCGGGCAGATCCTCGAAACGCATCTCGGCTGGGCGGCGCGGGCGCTGGGTCTGTACTTCTCGACACCGGTGTTCGACGGCGCCTCGGAGAAGGAGATCAAGGACTATCTCAAGAAGGCCAGCCTCCCGGCGACGGGCAAGACCGTGCTGTTCGACGGCAAGTCCGGGGATCCCTTCGACCAGAAGGTCTGCGTCGGCTACATCTACATGATGAAGCTGTCGCACCTGGTGGACGACAAGATCCACGCGCGCTCCATCGGACCGTACTCTCTGATCACCCAGCAGCCCCTGGGCGGCAAGGCCCAGTTCGGAGGCCAGCGCTTCGGCGAGATGGAGGTCTGGGCGCTCGAGGCGTACGGCGCGGCCCACATCCTGCAGGAGCTCCTGACCGTCAAGTCCGACGACGTGTACGGGCGCACCAAGATCTACGAGGCCCTGGTGAAGGGAGAGACCACCGTGGATCCGGGGCTCCCGGAATCCTTTAACGTCCTCGTGCGCGAGCTGCAGAGCTTGTGCCTGGACATCGAACTGCGGGCCGGCACACAGAACGAGCCCCCGACCGCGGGAGGAGACGCTCGATGA
- the rplL gene encoding 50S ribosomal protein L7/L12 → MPAITKDDVKNYLKAAPMLEVAELVKELESEFGVSAAAMPMMMAGGAMAGAAAAPAAAEVKDTFDVVLTEVGDKKINVIKVVREVTSLGLKEAKDLVDGAPKTVKEGVSKTEAEDIKKKFAEAGAKVDLK, encoded by the coding sequence ATGCCCGCGATTACGAAGGACGACGTCAAGAACTACCTGAAGGCGGCCCCGATGCTCGAGGTGGCCGAGCTGGTGAAGGAGCTGGAGAGCGAATTCGGGGTCTCGGCCGCCGCCATGCCCATGATGATGGCGGGCGGAGCGATGGCCGGCGCCGCCGCCGCTCCCGCGGCCGCCGAGGTCAAGGACACGTTCGACGTCGTCCTGACCGAGGTGGGCGACAAGAAGATCAACGTCATCAAGGTCGTCCGCGAGGTCACCAGCCTGGGTCTGAAGGAGGCGAAGGACCTGGTGGACGGCGCGCCGAAGACCGTCAAGGAAGGGGTGTCCAAGACGGAGGCCGAAGACATCAAGAAGAAGTTCGCCGAGGCGGGGGCCAAGGTCGATCTGAAGTAG